In Leishmania panamensis strain MHOM/PA/94/PSC-1 chromosome 6 sequence, the following proteins share a genomic window:
- a CDS encoding hypothetical protein (TriTrypDB/GeneDB-style sysID: LpmP.06.0440): MHHRLPNQGEKKMWLTTKQPLSSISAHHHYSSTSSSPSGALSESSDGDTSSGSDSYSYYSEGFGSYRSASSVLTSSWVATTTIAGTTTSTFSAVYSSSTNAFSDALTPTSVDSYPLVPTSCAVTRSAVSRRDAVGDNAAIGASGLAVFNHHNKQVAAALARQTDSATMAITTFNGVIVRNTGALVRTRRSRSGSPSPLSGTVAAATAVAPGKSSMSLVALSPVSNRAAVSPYYFSEDEQARHLWTPVDCDAIAHTRKKRSGRGRLALSVLDSIRTVSIAVPPRPEEVQRHGEEDSLPCPSHLMFRSAPSPSPVRRSDTAVAEEKDGKGKGDREERAEVHAATAAHARKTSFISCGFFHCCREKAPRKTDSRAVMRQRSHYHLRSHHVPLVNFRTTCEHGSPMEGVRNVLPSVEETVGYRSLVDNMMSTEASLKKLQKGMQPRDRTTSSLHLKVSYALDHRADGGPDGAGQSAFMRNGDPQSFWMVQLHERASLRLEPVEIGAYSST; the protein is encoded by the coding sequence ATGCATCACCGGCTACCTAAccagggagaaaaaaagatgtGGCTGACCACTAAGCAGCCGCTTTCCTCCATCTCCGCGCATCATCACTACTCGAGTACATCATCCTCGCCCTCCGGCGCCTTGAGCGAGTCGAGTGATggcgacaccagcagcggtagtGATAGCTACTCTTACTACTCTGAAGGATTCGGCTCCTACCGCTCCGCGTCCTCCGTGTTGACTTCCTCTTGGGTCGCGACGACCACCATTGCAGGCACGACAACCAGCACCTTCTCAGCCGTCTACTCGTCGTCCACGAATGCGTTCTCGGATGCGCTGACACCAACGTCGGTGGACTCGTACCCCTTGGTACCGACCAGCTGCGCAGTGACCCGCTCCGCTGTCTCCAGGCGCGACGCCGTTGGTGACAACGCTGCCATAGGTGCCAGTGGCCTTGCCGTCTTTAATCACCATAACAAGcaagtggcggcggcgctggcacggCAGACAGACTCCGCTACCATGGCGATCACCACCTTCAACGGTGTCATAGTGAGAAACACCGGCGCGCTCGTGCGCACGCGGCGGTCTCGGAGCGGCTcgccctcgccgctctccggcaccgttgctgctgctactgctgttgctccaGGGAAGTCGTCGATGTCGCTTGTGGCGCTGTCGCCCGTCTCTAACCGTGCCGCGGTGAGTCCTTACTACTTCTCTGAGGACGAGCAGGCGCGCCACCTGTGGACTCCGGTGGACTGCGACGCCattgcgcacacgcgcaagaagaggagcggtCGGGGTAGGTTGGCGCTCAGTGTGCTGGACAGTATTCGCACAGTCTCGAtagcggtgccgccgcggcctgaggaggtgcagcgacaCGGTGAAGAGGACAGCCTGCCATGTCCGAGCCACCTCATGTTCCGCAGCGCGCCCAGTCCGTCACCGGTGCGCCGGAGCGACACTGCTGTGGCCGAGGAAAAGGACGgcaaggggaagggggacagggaagagagggcggaggtccacgccgccactgccgcacacgcacgcaagaCCTCTTTCATTTCCTGTGGTTTCTTCCACTGTTGCCGTGAAAAGGCGCCGCGCAAGACCGACAGTCGTGCGGTTATGCGGCAGCGGTCGCACTATCATCTGCGTAGCCACCACGTGCCGCTGGTGAACTTCCGCACGACGTGCGAGCACGGCAGTCCGATGGAGGGCGTCCGCAACGTCTTGCCGAGCGTCGAAGAGACTGTTGGTTATCGCAGTCTCGTGGACAACATGATGAGCACTGAGGCGTCTCTGAAGAAGCTTCAGAAAGGGATGCAGCCACGAGACCGAACCACGAGCAGCTTGCACCTCAAGGTGTCATACGCCCTTGACCACCGAGCCGACGGAGGGCCGGACGGAGCCGGGCAGTCTGCCTTCATGCGCAACGGCGACCCGCAGAGCTTCTGGATGGTGCAGCTACACGAGCGTGCAAGCTTGCGCCTCGAGCCAGTTGAGATCGGGGCGTACAGCAGCACATGa